GCGGCATGAGCGAGACCCCGCAGCTGACCACGGCCGAGCTGGCCAAGCACATCGACCACACCCTGCTCAAGCCCGAGGCCTCCCGCGAGGACATCCTGCGCGTCGTCGCCGAGGCCCGCGAGGCCGGTGTGAAGAGCGTGTGCGTGAACCCGCGCTGGGTGCGCGAGGTCCGCGCGGGCCTGGAGGGCTCCGACGTCCTCACCTGCACGGTGATCGGCTTCCCCCTGGGCGCCTCCTCCTCCGCCGTCAAGGCCTTCGAGACCACCCAGGCGATCGCCGACGGCGCGGACGAGGTGGACATGGTGATCGACATCGCCGCGGCCCGCGCCGGGGATCGCGCCCGCCTCGAGGAGGACGTGCGCGCCGTCGTCGCGGCCGCCCACGCCTCGGGCCCGGCCGGACGGGCCGGCACGCTGGTCAAGGTGATCATCGAGACAGCCCTGCTCGACGACGCCGCCAAGGTCCTGGCCTGCGAGGCCGCCGTGGCCGCGGGTGCGGACTTCGTGAAGACCTCCACGGGCTTCTCCACGGGCGGGGCCACGGTCGAGGACGTCGCCCTGATGCGCCGCACCGTGGGCCCGGAGATCGGCGTGAAGGCCTCCGGCGGCGTGCGCTCCCGCGAGGACGCGCTCGCCATGATCACTGCCGGCGCCACGCGCATCGGGGCGAGCTCCGCGCTTGCTATCCTGGGTGACGACTGACGCCGGCTCGCACCGCCGGATGCTTCTGCACAGAGGAGATTGACGTGATCCGCAACGGCAAGGCCATCGACCACTCGAACCAGGGCGGCTTCGGCGGCTCCGCGATCGCCTGGCTCGTGACCTACGCGATCTTCCTGGCCGCGGTCTATGCGATGGGCTTCTGGGACTTCACGCACGTGTGGATCCCGGGTCTGATCGCCCTGGCGCTCGCGTTCCTGACGATGTTCATCCCCAAGCAGCTGCTCGGCCGCGGGGACACCGTGGACGCCGTGGCCATCCATGCCGCCCGCCCGGCCGAGATCCACGCCCCGCGCGGCACCGGAGCCGTGCACCACTGAGCCTGTCCCGCGCCCCGCGCCGCGCAGGCGCACCGCGGCCCTCCGCCGCTCGCCGAAGGGCGTCCACTCGCAACACGGGAGTGGACGCCCTTCGTCTTGTGTCCATCTCCGCGGTGGTGCTGGGCCACGCCTACCTGGCCGACCTGACGTTCAGCCCGTACCTGGAGATCTGGCGGATGCCGCTGTTCTTCTTCCTCACGGGCTACTTCTGGACCCGGGGCCGGCCATGGGCGGCGGACGCCCTCTCCCGGTTCCGCTCCCTGATGGTCCCGTACCTGCTGTGGTCGGTGCTGATGACTCTTGTGGTGCTGAGCTGGAGCCGCCGGAGCCAGATCGACGGCGTCACGCTGGCCGACCTGGTCTCCGCCGGCTGGTACGGCGGGGCGGACCAGCCGCCGCCGTGGTGGGCGTTCTGGTTCATCTCGGTGCTGTTCTTCGTGGCCCTGCTGCGCCGCGCCCTGGAGCGGGCGCCGTCCTGGGCCGGGTGGGCGGTGGCCCTGGCGGGGCTCGCGGCGGCCGAGCTGGTTCCGGAGTCCGCGATCGCGCGGACCCCGCTGGGGATCGGCCTCGCCGCCCCGTGCCTGTTCTACGTGCTCGCCGGGGAGGCGTTCCGGCGGCGCGTCCAGCCGCGGATCCGCCGCCACCGCACGCTGATCGGCGTCGCGCTCGTGGCGGCGGGGGTCGGGGCCGTGGCCCTGGGGCTGCCGCCGCACAACATCAAGTGGGGCGGCTTCGGACTGTTCCCCTGGACGCCCCTGACGGGGATTGCGATGGCGGCCGGCATGGTGCTCGTGTTCGGCGCCTTCGTGGAGCGGCGGCTGCGGGCCTTCGCCCGCGACACCGGGACCGGACGGGCGATCCGCGCGGGGATCACCGCGCTGACGAGGACGGGCACCGTGGTGGTGCTGCTGCATGGACTGGTGCTGATGGAGGCGATGCGCGTGGGGATCGAGGACAACCTGATGAAGTTC
This sequence is a window from Micrococcus porci. Protein-coding genes within it:
- a CDS encoding acyltransferase family protein; translation: MSISAVVLGHAYLADLTFSPYLEIWRMPLFFFLTGYFWTRGRPWAADALSRFRSLMVPYLLWSVLMTLVVLSWSRRSQIDGVTLADLVSAGWYGGADQPPPWWAFWFISVLFFVALLRRALERAPSWAGWAVALAGLAAAELVPESAIARTPLGIGLAAPCLFYVLAGEAFRRRVQPRIRRHRTLIGVALVAAGVGAVALGLPPHNIKWGGFGLFPWTPLTGIAMAAGMVLVFGAFVERRLRAFARDTGTGRAIRAGITALTRTGTVVVLLHGLVLMEAMRVGIEDNLMKFVVALTVSWAVGLALLATPLARPLTGVPQQWFPFGREAGA
- the deoC gene encoding deoxyribose-phosphate aldolase; amino-acid sequence: MSETPQLTTAELAKHIDHTLLKPEASREDILRVVAEAREAGVKSVCVNPRWVREVRAGLEGSDVLTCTVIGFPLGASSSAVKAFETTQAIADGADEVDMVIDIAAARAGDRARLEEDVRAVVAAAHASGPAGRAGTLVKVIIETALLDDAAKVLACEAAVAAGADFVKTSTGFSTGGATVEDVALMRRTVGPEIGVKASGGVRSREDALAMITAGATRIGASSALAILGDD